A stretch of the Archangium violaceum genome encodes the following:
- a CDS encoding transposase → MGEILNDFGLEFNGSVKLEARAERLTSEAGAVLLREVDERLGLTRWLGEMLTDTRDEKRITHSLRELVRTDLLLLGQGWRDHDDADALRRDAALRLAVSDSKSSVPLRGKEGGAEGLASQPTLSRLTAMLAREENRKVLHEALVWQTGRRLRRSSPRARSSSR, encoded by the coding sequence ATGGGTGAAATCCTCAACGACTTCGGGCTGGAGTTCAACGGCTCCGTGAAGCTGGAGGCGAGGGCGGAGCGGTTGACGTCGGAGGCAGGTGCGGTGCTGCTGAGGGAGGTGGACGAGCGGTTGGGGCTGACGCGCTGGCTGGGGGAGATGTTGACGGACACGCGAGACGAGAAGCGGATAACCCACTCGCTGAGGGAGTTGGTGCGCACGGACCTTCTGCTGTTGGGGCAAGGGTGGAGAGACCACGACGACGCGGACGCGCTCAGGAGGGACGCGGCGTTGAGGTTGGCGGTGTCGGACAGCAAGAGCAGCGTGCCGCTGAGGGGGAAAGAGGGGGGAGCGGAGGGGTTGGCCTCACAGCCCACCTTGTCGCGGCTGACGGCCATGTTGGCGCGAGAGGAAAACCGGAAGGTGCTGCACGAGGCGCTGGTGTGGCAGACGGGGCGGAGGCTGAGGCGCAGCAGCCCAAGGGCCAGAAGCTCAAGCAGGTGA
- a CDS encoding ParA family protein, with the protein MANRICVANNKGGVAKSTTSINLAVGLAQRGRKVLLLDMDPSAGASVFLGLAVAVREEREQIYSITDLLLGKPFAPQRNHLLADLDLLPATKRLAYLAGDLSKKDLGAAEGGGRLLAESLVRVETEYNYVIIDTQPTLNRLLIMALLAAPNIIAPVQADIGNVPMTMDFHDSIRGLQRLTQRIRASRTLPRRWGRGRTTSSGASPSRRRLTSSSGPSRRASACRSWMATTSPLSARSGKGRGRHGGRWRSPSWSSVSSRK; encoded by the coding sequence ATGGCTAATAGAATCTGTGTCGCCAACAACAAGGGCGGCGTTGCCAAATCAACCACCTCCATCAACCTGGCCGTGGGCCTCGCGCAGCGGGGCCGGAAGGTCCTGCTGCTGGACATGGACCCCTCGGCTGGCGCGTCGGTTTTCTTAGGGCTTGCTGTGGCCGTGCGCGAGGAGAGGGAGCAAATCTACAGCATTACGGATCTGCTCCTGGGGAAGCCCTTCGCGCCCCAGCGTAACCATCTCCTCGCCGACCTGGACCTCCTACCTGCCACCAAACGGCTCGCCTACCTCGCTGGTGACTTGTCCAAGAAGGACCTGGGCGCGGCAGAGGGCGGGGGGCGACTGCTTGCGGAGTCCTTGGTGCGCGTCGAGACGGAGTACAACTACGTCATCATCGACACACAGCCCACCCTGAACCGGCTCCTCATCATGGCGCTACTGGCTGCCCCCAACATCATCGCGCCCGTCCAGGCCGACATTGGGAATGTGCCGATGACCATGGATTTTCACGACAGCATCCGGGGTCTTCAGCGCCTCACGCAAAGGATCAGAGCGTCGCGGACATTGCCAAGACGATGGGGAAGGGGGAGGACCACATCAAGCGGTGCATCGCCATCGCGGAGGCGCCTGACGTCATCAAGTGGGCCTTCACGCAGGGCATCCGCGTGCCGAAGCTGGATGGCGACAACAAGCCCGTTGTCCGCAAGGAGTGGGAAGGGGAGGGGGAGGCACGGAGGGAGGTGGAGAAGCCCGTCATGGTCAAGCGTGTCATCGAGGAAATGA
- a CDS encoding AAA family ATPase, translating into MFHLTVRVAWHDSRWNGRVCQEPSCNSFCTVLDRVREERDDKKEQALAGREWNGLTQDELPPCRAESGAFMSPFEWTRRFEHPYVGIKKAAETHGHLKPTPVKVPPFATFAVPFAWMLRDGQDAIDQKLARPLPPDEDSPFASAWVFGRARQQALLDLFFGRLVPERSLSFFYSKGGHPLGDNISRLVVGVGRITSIAPAKAYDVEKGKPTYLMWDRQIRHSIRPDGEDGFLLPYHEYLEPTGNAAEDERRLELLREIAVPADPAHIRVFSYAAELAPPDIALSTLVRCLESVRQIRAHGIAKGPWERREEWLNAQIALAWKDRGAFPGLGPVLEALGMRLGTALSLELLSSGQLKSDENPWPLVDSILRGKKKPPQAAYAADLEAVRKSWANLPDERRALLMLLSRFALTPIQAKRWFDPDERRKGTTSQVTDLEILENPYRMSEVDLGDRNDSPISVGMIDRGLLPDSTIAARHPVPAPSTVSSPNDPRRLRAALVATLRRAADDGDALLSVTEAIQRAAKLDLAHPCEIGSDWPSTNQAVLEGVIEQVDVTTERVGGSKTPAIQLTPLEEREAKLRSILSKRAQKPVAPIKADWKKLLVQAITEAGGKFDPKNERHAEALTEQAIALERVTSRRLTALVGRAGTGKTSVLGALMLCQAIAKDGILLLAPTGKARVRLGKATNAEAMTVAQFLYRLKRYDGKRQRPLFTGEEKYRKEKTVVIDESSMLTMDDLLAVLDALDLAHVQRIILVGDPNQLPPIGVGRPFADLVSFLETAPAAGEEELVLSGALARLTLEVRTAMAGNTASDTLRLASWFTRERQAIDADRVLSDLELGSQFNDLEIVFWKNAEDLHAKILEAFRRHLGLSNSNDVAGFDTSLGLDERGWVPFDAPEGSERWQILSPVRMHPHGVHDLNRWVQRHFRARELEAATNPWVTSLGDESIVVKDKVIQTVNQRRNGYDGENSEEFYLANGEVGLMATGKGGYLNAVFAGRPGLRFGYSSRDFPGGTGPLELAYALTVHKAQGSEFRKVFVVLPKSCRLLSRELLYTALTRSREQLVLLVEGGDASILFDLTRPERSETARRNTNLFTGVVRAGETEVPYAENLIHRTQKGHLVRSKSELVIANLLFQLDIPYEYERVCEGTAEPGRLRPDFSFVTPDGDLVLWEHLGMMDRTDYRRGWEWKRGWYQRNGFMVGKTLFTSQEDARGGLDSAALEKTALAIKTLLE; encoded by the coding sequence ATGTTCCATCTCACCGTCCGTGTCGCATGGCACGACTCTCGTTGGAACGGTCGCGTCTGCCAAGAGCCGTCTTGCAACTCCTTCTGCACCGTGCTGGACCGGGTCCGCGAGGAGCGTGACGACAAAAAAGAGCAAGCGCTCGCCGGACGCGAGTGGAATGGGCTCACTCAGGATGAGCTGCCCCCCTGCCGCGCGGAATCCGGCGCATTCATGAGCCCATTTGAGTGGACGCGGCGTTTCGAGCATCCGTACGTGGGAATCAAAAAAGCGGCAGAGACACACGGCCACCTCAAACCTACGCCGGTGAAGGTCCCGCCGTTTGCCACCTTCGCGGTGCCCTTCGCCTGGATGCTCCGCGATGGACAGGACGCAATCGATCAGAAGCTTGCACGCCCCCTCCCGCCGGATGAGGACTCTCCGTTCGCGAGCGCATGGGTGTTCGGTCGTGCCCGGCAGCAGGCGCTCCTCGATTTGTTCTTCGGCCGCTTGGTCCCGGAGCGCTCCCTGAGCTTCTTCTACTCCAAGGGGGGCCATCCACTCGGGGATAACATCTCGCGTCTGGTGGTTGGAGTGGGCCGCATTACCTCGATCGCTCCGGCCAAGGCGTACGACGTCGAGAAAGGCAAGCCCACATACCTCATGTGGGATCGGCAGATCCGGCACTCAATCCGCCCTGATGGGGAGGACGGATTCCTCCTGCCCTATCATGAGTACCTGGAGCCCACGGGGAACGCGGCCGAGGACGAGCGCCGCCTGGAGTTGCTCCGGGAGATCGCGGTTCCCGCCGATCCCGCGCACATTCGGGTCTTTTCCTACGCCGCCGAATTGGCTCCACCGGACATCGCACTCTCCACGCTCGTCCGGTGCCTTGAGTCGGTGCGCCAAATCCGTGCCCACGGTATCGCCAAGGGCCCCTGGGAGCGCCGCGAGGAGTGGCTGAACGCGCAGATCGCACTGGCCTGGAAGGACCGCGGTGCATTCCCTGGCCTTGGGCCCGTGCTCGAGGCGCTCGGAATGCGGCTCGGGACCGCGCTGTCGCTAGAACTCCTGTCCTCCGGACAGCTCAAATCCGACGAGAACCCCTGGCCACTGGTAGATTCCATCCTCCGGGGCAAGAAGAAGCCACCCCAGGCCGCGTACGCCGCCGACCTTGAGGCGGTGCGCAAATCGTGGGCGAACCTGCCTGACGAGCGCAGGGCCCTGCTGATGCTGCTCTCCAGATTCGCCCTCACTCCGATTCAAGCGAAGCGGTGGTTTGACCCAGATGAGCGCAGGAAGGGCACCACCTCCCAGGTCACGGACCTTGAGATCCTGGAGAACCCCTACCGCATGAGTGAGGTTGATCTTGGCGATCGGAACGACTCGCCTATCTCGGTGGGTATGATCGACCGCGGTCTACTGCCGGACAGCACCATCGCAGCGAGGCACCCCGTCCCGGCCCCCTCTACTGTCAGCTCGCCAAACGATCCCCGACGCCTCCGGGCTGCCCTGGTAGCCACACTGCGCAGGGCCGCTGACGATGGCGATGCATTGCTGAGCGTCACAGAAGCGATCCAGAGGGCCGCCAAGCTCGACCTCGCTCATCCGTGCGAGATCGGCAGCGATTGGCCCTCCACAAACCAGGCGGTGCTGGAAGGGGTGATTGAGCAGGTGGACGTCACCACAGAGCGCGTTGGCGGGAGCAAGACTCCTGCCATCCAACTCACCCCGCTGGAAGAGCGCGAGGCGAAGCTGCGGTCCATTCTCTCCAAACGTGCCCAGAAGCCAGTCGCGCCCATCAAGGCAGACTGGAAGAAGCTCCTTGTCCAGGCGATTACTGAGGCCGGCGGCAAATTCGACCCTAAAAATGAGCGACATGCCGAGGCTCTCACCGAACAGGCCATCGCCCTGGAGCGGGTTACCTCGCGTCGGCTCACTGCTCTGGTGGGACGTGCCGGTACCGGCAAGACATCGGTGCTCGGTGCGCTCATGTTGTGCCAAGCCATCGCGAAGGACGGAATCCTCCTGCTCGCCCCCACTGGGAAGGCACGCGTCCGCCTGGGGAAGGCTACCAATGCAGAGGCCATGACGGTGGCCCAGTTTCTCTACCGCCTGAAGCGTTACGACGGCAAGCGCCAGCGGCCCCTGTTCACTGGCGAGGAGAAGTACCGCAAGGAGAAGACGGTCGTCATCGACGAATCCTCCATGCTCACGATGGATGACCTCTTGGCCGTCCTCGATGCGCTCGACTTGGCGCATGTGCAACGAATCATCCTGGTAGGAGACCCCAACCAGCTGCCGCCCATCGGCGTAGGTCGCCCCTTCGCCGATCTCGTGTCATTCCTCGAGACAGCCCCCGCAGCAGGCGAGGAAGAACTGGTACTGTCAGGTGCCCTGGCTCGCCTTACTCTAGAGGTCCGGACTGCCATGGCGGGAAACACCGCGTCGGACACGCTGCGACTCGCCTCGTGGTTCACTCGCGAACGCCAAGCCATCGATGCGGACCGAGTGCTCAGCGACCTGGAACTCGGCTCCCAGTTCAATGATTTGGAGATCGTGTTCTGGAAAAATGCCGAGGATCTTCACGCCAAGATTCTTGAGGCGTTCCGCCGCCACCTCGGATTGAGCAACAGCAACGACGTGGCGGGCTTCGACACGTCATTGGGTTTGGACGAGCGAGGCTGGGTCCCCTTCGATGCACCAGAAGGCTCTGAGCGCTGGCAGATCCTCTCCCCCGTCAGAATGCATCCGCATGGCGTGCACGACCTCAACCGCTGGGTGCAGCGGCACTTCCGGGCGCGAGAACTCGAAGCAGCGACAAACCCGTGGGTCACCAGCCTGGGCGATGAGAGCATCGTCGTAAAGGACAAGGTCATTCAGACGGTCAACCAGCGACGAAACGGCTACGACGGGGAAAATTCAGAGGAGTTCTACTTGGCCAACGGCGAGGTGGGTTTGATGGCAACCGGCAAGGGGGGCTATCTCAACGCCGTGTTTGCCGGACGCCCGGGGCTGCGGTTCGGCTACAGCAGCCGAGACTTCCCTGGAGGGACTGGTCCGCTCGAACTGGCCTACGCACTCACCGTTCACAAGGCGCAGGGCAGCGAGTTCCGGAAGGTGTTCGTCGTTCTCCCCAAGAGCTGCCGGCTGCTCTCACGCGAGTTGCTCTATACAGCGCTGACTCGCTCTCGTGAGCAGTTGGTACTGCTGGTGGAGGGAGGCGACGCGTCCATCTTGTTCGATCTGACGCGGCCGGAGCGCTCAGAAACCGCCCGCCGGAACACCAACCTCTTCACAGGGGTGGTACGCGCGGGCGAAACCGAGGTTCCTTACGCGGAGAACCTGATCCACCGGACCCAGAAAGGTCACCTTGTGCGGAGCAAGTCGGAACTGGTGATCGCCAATCTTCTGTTCCAACTCGACATTCCCTACGAATACGAGCGCGTCTGCGAGGGCACGGCTGAGCCGGGCCGGCTGCGACCGGACTTCTCGTTTGTCACGCCGGACGGAGACCTCGTACTCTGGGAGCACCTGGGGATGATGGATCGCACCGACTACCGCCGCGGTTGGGAGTGGAAACGAGGCTGGTACCAGCGCAATGGGTTCATGGTCGGGAAGACGTTGTTCACGTCTCAGGAGGACGCACGCGGCGGGCTCGATTCTGCGGCGCTGGAGAAGACGGCCTTGGCCATCAAGACGCTCCTTGAATAG
- a CDS encoding DEAD/DEAH box helicase — protein MEAEERDRVERVLSRIPREDWEKFLASANGNALRNQLDAVRAALRQAGHLSPGLPPRPIAEVIDLLGHRLLGDDTTGEWLRWKILETLPETQWQRLADAYPDMAGKGATAFHGNMSQGATGSRVLAGYWRQGTKWARTFCDVTGLPEVLAQARKAPFSKDEEILPVEPLTPLHPFQVEVYKSLRKLILDGQGKAAMMSLPTGAGKTRVTVEAICDHFALETNARRNRNIVLWISQSDELQQQAWECFRQVWQVPPHRAGETIRRNAPLRIVRLWGGRDPDEIELSEEPTVLIAGIDQLATWARDKPEFFERIPTRRIACVVVDEAHSLITHEHREVLLALGLRAKHEWRTLQGAPPVIGLSATPWRTRGEETATLRKYFQARLVRPDSLGSNPITALQKMGILAKVKPVPLRIEGTRPMSEDQRQQYERFKELPLDYLEQLGFEPERNARIIKALSRLPTRSQVLVFACSVAHANLLTVALNRAFGDESAAVVTGQTPRTERASVIERFRDGSLRFLCNVGVLTTGFDAPKADVVCVTRPTTSAIRYEQMVGRGLRGPKNGGTDWCTVLDVQDEGLPDDVKSYARVLALWEKRSTQS, from the coding sequence ATGGAAGCTGAGGAGCGAGACAGAGTGGAGCGGGTGCTCTCGCGCATCCCGCGCGAGGACTGGGAGAAGTTCCTGGCCAGCGCGAACGGGAACGCACTCCGGAACCAACTAGACGCGGTCCGGGCGGCGCTCCGCCAAGCGGGTCACCTATCGCCCGGATTGCCACCCCGACCCATCGCGGAGGTCATCGACCTGCTGGGGCACAGGCTGCTGGGCGACGACACCACTGGGGAATGGCTGCGGTGGAAGATCCTGGAGACATTGCCAGAGACGCAATGGCAGAGGCTCGCGGACGCCTACCCGGACATGGCTGGAAAGGGCGCCACGGCATTCCACGGCAACATGAGCCAGGGCGCTACCGGCTCGCGCGTGCTGGCCGGGTACTGGCGCCAGGGCACAAAGTGGGCGCGAACCTTCTGCGACGTCACGGGGCTTCCGGAGGTCCTAGCACAGGCAAGAAAGGCCCCCTTTTCCAAGGACGAGGAAATCCTCCCGGTCGAGCCGTTGACGCCCCTGCACCCGTTCCAGGTGGAAGTCTACAAGTCCCTGCGAAAACTCATCCTTGATGGCCAGGGAAAGGCGGCAATGATGTCGCTCCCCACCGGTGCGGGAAAGACACGCGTCACCGTCGAGGCGATCTGCGACCACTTCGCGCTCGAAACAAACGCGCGCAGGAATCGGAACATCGTGCTCTGGATCTCGCAAAGTGACGAACTCCAACAACAAGCGTGGGAGTGCTTCCGCCAAGTCTGGCAGGTTCCCCCGCACCGCGCTGGCGAAACCATCCGGCGCAACGCCCCTCTCCGAATCGTGCGACTCTGGGGAGGAAGGGATCCCGATGAGATCGAACTCAGCGAGGAGCCAACTGTCCTTATCGCCGGTATCGACCAACTCGCTACCTGGGCACGGGACAAGCCGGAGTTCTTCGAGCGCATCCCCACACGTCGGATAGCATGCGTCGTTGTGGACGAGGCGCACTCGCTCATCACTCATGAGCACCGCGAGGTGCTGCTCGCGCTCGGGCTGAGGGCTAAACATGAGTGGCGCACCCTGCAGGGCGCGCCACCGGTCATTGGACTTTCCGCGACCCCCTGGCGCACCCGGGGCGAAGAAACCGCGACTCTCCGAAAGTACTTCCAGGCCCGGCTCGTCCGCCCGGATTCCCTGGGCAGCAACCCGATAACCGCGCTGCAAAAGATGGGGATCCTGGCCAAGGTCAAACCGGTACCCTTGCGAATCGAGGGAACCCGCCCAATGTCGGAGGACCAGCGCCAGCAGTACGAACGATTCAAGGAACTGCCGCTCGACTACCTGGAGCAGCTCGGTTTTGAACCCGAGCGCAACGCGCGTATCATCAAGGCACTGAGCCGGCTACCAACGCGGAGCCAAGTGTTGGTGTTCGCCTGCTCCGTAGCGCACGCGAACCTACTCACGGTAGCCCTCAACCGGGCTTTCGGTGACGAGAGCGCAGCCGTGGTGACGGGGCAGACGCCGCGCACGGAGCGAGCCTCGGTTATCGAGCGATTCCGGGACGGAAGCCTGCGATTCCTCTGCAATGTCGGCGTGCTGACGACGGGGTTTGACGCACCAAAGGCGGACGTGGTCTGCGTGACGCGTCCGACTACGAGCGCTATTCGTTATGAGCAGATGGTCGGACGCGGTCTGCGGGGCCCCAAGAACGGAGGAACCGACTGGTGCACCGTACTCGACGTCCAGGATGAGGGGCTCCCGGATGACGTGAAGAGCTATGCGCGCGTCCTGGCGTTATGGGAGAAGCGCTCGACCCAGTCGTGA
- a CDS encoding transposase, with protein sequence MADGAEAEAQQPKGQKLKQVTVDVDGLPVEVHGHQEGSAYNGHYGVRMYHPIVASLAETGDLLDVRLREGNVHSANGALEFIDELLGRVEKEVCEVAAVRFDAGFPEEKLLAKLEERGTPYVARVRNTSVLQREAALPRFMNSGVPQGSRAPTCTNGSTRRRAGAVRGAWCW encoded by the coding sequence GTGGCAGACGGGGCGGAGGCTGAGGCGCAGCAGCCCAAGGGCCAGAAGCTCAAGCAGGTGACGGTGGACGTGGACGGGTTGCCGGTGGAGGTGCATGGGCACCAGGAGGGCAGCGCGTACAACGGGCACTACGGAGTACGCATGTACCACCCGATTGTCGCCAGTCTGGCCGAGACGGGAGACCTGCTGGACGTGAGGTTGCGCGAGGGAAACGTGCACAGCGCCAATGGAGCGCTGGAATTCATCGACGAGTTGCTGGGGCGAGTGGAGAAGGAGGTGTGTGAGGTGGCGGCGGTGCGCTTCGACGCGGGCTTTCCCGAGGAGAAGCTGCTGGCGAAGCTGGAGGAGCGAGGCACGCCCTACGTGGCGCGCGTGCGCAACACCAGCGTGTTGCAGCGGGAGGCGGCGCTGCCGCGCTTCATGAATTCGGGAGTGCCGCAGGGGAGCCGGGCACCCACCTGTACGAATGGGAGTACCAGGCGCAGGGCTGGAGCCGTGCGCGGCGCGTGGTGTTGGTAG
- a CDS encoding helix-turn-helix domain-containing protein has product MKDVSTYLQVSTSWVYQRSASGELPSLKIGGLLRFDPSAIRNWTGIS; this is encoded by the coding sequence GTGAAGGACGTTTCAACCTATCTGCAGGTGAGCACGTCGTGGGTCTACCAACGCTCTGCCTCGGGCGAGCTCCCGAGCCTCAAAATTGGTGGCCTTCTACGGTTCGATCCAAGCGCCATTCGCAACTGGACAGGGATCTCCTGA